The Euphorbia lathyris chromosome 2, ddEupLath1.1, whole genome shotgun sequence genome includes a window with the following:
- the LOC136218755 gene encoding berberine bridge enzyme-like 17 encodes MKILITLCSLLTLLATASSSNPVVDNFLQCLPNHINHSIPIQDAIFTPNNSSFQQVLETYIKNRRFLNPRTPKPVAIITALHESHIQATINCAKDNSLQIRIRSGGHDFEGLSYRSNTSFVILDMFNLRSIDIDIASETAWVQSGAILGELYYQISKLSKVHAFPAGVCSSLGVGGHFSGGGYGNLMRKYGLSVDNVIDAIIVDFNGNIYDRKSMGEDLFWAIRGGGGASFGVILSWKIKLVRVPSIVTVFKVPRTLEQGGTDIFYKWQQVSTEIDKELYIRAQPEIQNPRNETEKKTVRISFIGQFLGQKSKLLSIMKNKFPELDLQAEDCQEVSWVESAMFWDNFPIGTPPEVILNRTVPAQIFFKTKSDYVKQIIPKKDLEKIWEMFMKTEGMIMQWNPYGGRMKEISDTEIAFPHRKGYLFKIQYLTMWFVEGEEVEESHIKLAREMYDGMVPYASKDPREAFLNYRDLDIGSNPSNETNFEQAEVYGRKYFKNNFVKLTEVKKRVDPDNFFKNEQSIPPAITA; translated from the coding sequence ATGAAGATTTTAATAACATTATGTTCATTGCTTACTTTGCTAGCTACAGCATCATCATCAAATCCAGTTGTTGACAACTTCCTCCAATGTCTACCCAATCATATTAATCACTCTATACCAATCCAAGACGCCATTTTTACCCCAAACAATTCATCTTTTCAACAAGTCCTTGAAACCTACATCAAAAACCGCAGATTTTTAAACCCCAGAACCCCCAAACCAGTAGCCATCATAACTGCTCTTCATGAATCCCATATTCAAGCAACCATCAACTGTGCAAAGGATAATTCTTTACAGATCAGAATTCGAAGTGGCGGCCATGATTTCGAAGGTCTTTCCTATAGATCAAACACATCTTTTGTCATTCTTGACATGTTCAATTTACGATCCATTGATATAGATATTGCCTCCGAGACTGCCTGGGTTCAATCTGGTGCTATTCTTGGTGAACTTTATTATCAAATTTCCAAGTTAAGTAAAGTCCATGCCTTCCCGGCCGGAGTTTGCTCTTCCCTTGGAGTTGGAGGTCACTTTAGCGGCGGAGGGTATGGGAATTTGATGAGGAAGTATGGCCTTTCTGTTGATAATGTAATTGATGCGATAATTGTTGATTTTAATGGGAATATATATGATAGAAAATCCATGGGGGAAGATCTTTTCTGGGCAATTAGAGGAGGTGGTGGAGCTAGTTTTGGTGTTATTTTATCTTGGAAAATCAAATTGGTTCGAGTTCCATCTATAGTTACAGTTTTCAAAGTTCCAAGAACCTTGGAGCAAGGTGGAACTGACATTTTTTACAAGTGGCAACAAGTTTCTACAGAAATAGATAAAGAACTCTACATAAGAGCACAACCGGAGATTCAAAATCCAAGAAACGAGACTGAAAAGAAGACTGTTAGAATCAGCTTCATAGGGCAATTCTTAGGACAAAAAAGCAAGCTTCTTTCTATAATGAAAAACAAATTCCCTGAACTGGATTTGCAGGCAGAAGATTGCCAAGAGGTAAGCTGGGTTGAATCAGCTATGTTTTGGGATAATTTTCCTATTGGAACACCTCCTGAAGTCATTCTGAATCGGACAGTGCCAGCACAAATATTCTTCAAGACCAAATCAGATTATGTGAAACAAATTATTCCCAAGAAAGATTTGGAAAAGATATGGGAAATGTTCATGAAAACAGAAGGAATGATAATGCAATGGAATCCATATGGAGGGAGAATGAAAGAGATTTCGGATACAGAAATTGCATTTCCACACAGAAAAGGATACTTATTCAAGATTCAGTATTTGACAATGTGGTTTGTAGAAGGAGAAGAGGTTGAAGAAAGTCATATAAAATTGGCCAGAGAAATGTATGATGGAATGGTTCCATATGCGAGCAAAGATCCAAGAGAAGCTTTTCTAAACTATAGAGATCTTGACATTGGAAGTAATCCAAGCAATGAGACTAACTTCGAGCAGGCTGAGGTTTACGGCCGtaaatatttcaaaaacaacTTTGTAAAATTGACAGAGGTGAAGAAGAGAGTAGATCCAgataatttcttcaagaatgagCAGAGTATTCCTCCTGCTATTACTGCCTGA